The region AACCTTACCTTTAGTGATCTTGCTATTCGTTTTTACCATTAATTCAGCAACTATCAGCACAGCAGGAATCGCCTATGCAGTAATGTCTGGCGCAATTGCCTCTGGGCTTGGCTATACCATTTGGTATAAAGCTTTACCTAGCTTGTCAGCAATTCAAGCAGGTGTTGTGCAGCTCTCAGTTCCGATTTTAGCCGCTGTTGGTGGGGTTGTTTTTGCCGGTGAAGACTTATCGATGCGCTTAATCATTGCCTCGCTGATGATCTTAGGCGGTATCTTGCTGGTTATTGCCACTAAACACGTGTTGAACTATCGGGTGAGAATTTCGCGCTAGCGCCGCTTGTTAGCACTTGTTACGAGTCGTCGTTTCTTATCCCCTTGCCATCAAGCACTTAGATGTTTATGTTGTAGTACATTAATTTTCCTAGCATTTACAAGGAGGTAGAAATGGCGAATACAATAAACAATAAGTTTACCGCCTTACAAGCCATGGGCGCTGGTGAGTTTGTTCACCTTAATGGCTCGCTTATCGAACACTTGTCTTCAACCTACCAACTGCTTAAAAACTGGGGCGCGAGCACAGTACTTTGCGATGCGGGCTTGTATCATGCAGCTTATGGCACTGCCGGATTTGATGCGCACATGCTTTCTCTACACCAACGAGATCAAGTTGCGAAGCTCATCGGCCAAGAGGCAGAAGCGATTGTTTATTTGTATTGTGCGTGTGATCGCGATTTTACCTTCGCCAAGCTTAGTGCCAGCAAAGCGATTGCGTTTAAAGATAGATTTACCAATAGCACTTTTAGCTTAACCGACCAACAAGCACGAGAATTTTGCGAGCTAACCGTAGCAAACGAACTTGAATTAGTCATCGCCAGCGAGCCATTTAAAGCCGAACATGGTGGAGGACTAAAGCGCTTATTCAACAACATGCAGGCTTGGTTGAGCAATAGTGCGATCAGCGCGTACCAACAGGCTTTACATGACAGCTAAAGATGTCACCACATGAACTACACAATTACCGAAAATCCCCCCAAACTTGAAGACTTTATAGCCTTACGCACCAAAGTTGGTTGGGGAAACACAGACCCCTTGCTTGCCCAAATGAGTTTAGACAATTCACTGTATCACTTGAGCGCTTATCAAAATAATCAGTTAATTGGTATGGTGAGACTCGTTGGTGATGGCGCACTGTTTTTCTATATTCAAGACTTAGTGGTAGCACCAGTATTTCAGC is a window of Thalassotalea euphylliae DNA encoding:
- a CDS encoding DUF6817 domain-containing protein, with product MANTINNKFTALQAMGAGEFVHLNGSLIEHLSSTYQLLKNWGASTVLCDAGLYHAAYGTAGFDAHMLSLHQRDQVAKLIGQEAEAIVYLYCACDRDFTFAKLSASKAIAFKDRFTNSTFSLTDQQAREFCELTVANELELVIASEPFKAEHGGGLKRLFNNMQAWLSNSAISAYQQALHDS
- a CDS encoding GNAT family N-acetyltransferase, with product MNYTITENPPKLEDFIALRTKVGWGNTDPLLAQMSLDNSLYHLSAYQNNQLIGMVRLVGDGALFFYIQDLVVAPVFQQTGVGKALMTKLEQHLAKVAKYGATIGLFSAQGKEAFYHQYGYVERTGEPLGLGMCKFVS